A genomic stretch from Chitinophaga lutea includes:
- a CDS encoding LacI family DNA-binding transcriptional regulator yields MRRHYATIKDIANALNISFATVSRALRDAYDVKAETRELVLAKAAELNYKPNVNAKGLAQHRSYNLGVILPTITNYYFSTVITGIQEVAYGAGYNLVLYVTNDSAERERDMIGNLSLGSLDGLLVCVSSDSALSTGFQGIIDDGIPVVFFDRVVEDIHTSKVVQDDYNGAFEATEHLIGNGYRNIAHIAGPEELAFTRNRMQGYKDALKKHGLPVKKEWIVHSGFSQAHGEQDVARLWKCRQKPDAVFAVNDRKAVGAMLALKQLNILVGQDFGVVGFTNDPVAAIISPSLTTIAEPAFEIGRISCQLVLSHIRKKKFDAKEVVLPGKLIVRESSKKA; encoded by the coding sequence CTCAGGGATGCCTACGATGTAAAGGCCGAAACACGGGAACTTGTGCTGGCCAAAGCCGCCGAACTGAACTACAAACCAAACGTCAACGCGAAAGGACTTGCGCAGCATCGCAGTTATAACCTCGGTGTTATTCTTCCCACCATCACCAATTATTATTTTTCCACCGTCATTACCGGCATCCAGGAAGTGGCATACGGCGCGGGTTATAATCTTGTCCTGTACGTTACGAATGATAGCGCGGAGCGCGAGCGCGACATGATCGGCAATCTTTCCCTGGGAAGCCTGGATGGCCTGCTGGTTTGTGTTTCGTCTGATTCTGCATTATCTACCGGTTTTCAGGGAATTATAGATGATGGTATTCCGGTAGTGTTTTTCGATAGGGTGGTAGAAGATATCCACACTTCCAAAGTGGTGCAGGACGATTACAACGGTGCTTTCGAGGCCACCGAGCACCTGATTGGAAATGGCTACCGCAATATAGCGCACATAGCGGGCCCGGAGGAGCTGGCTTTTACCCGCAACCGTATGCAGGGCTATAAGGACGCATTAAAAAAACATGGGTTGCCGGTGAAGAAGGAATGGATTGTGCATTCTGGCTTTTCGCAGGCCCATGGCGAGCAGGACGTGGCCCGGCTCTGGAAATGCCGGCAAAAACCCGATGCGGTTTTCGCGGTGAACGACCGGAAAGCTGTAGGCGCCATGCTCGCTTTGAAACAGTTAAATATTCTTGTCGGGCAGGATTTCGGGGTAGTTGGATTTACCAATGATCCGGTAGCTGCTATTATATCTCCCTCCCTCACTACTATTGCCGAGCCCGCTTTTGAAATCGGCAGAATCAGCTGCCAGCTTGTATTAAGCCATATCAGGAAGAAGAAATTTGATGCAAAAGAAGTAGTTTTGCCGGGTAAATTGATCGTAAGGGAATCAAGCAAAAAAGCCTGA